Proteins from one Acidobacteriota bacterium genomic window:
- a CDS encoding KpsF/GutQ family sugar-phosphate isomerase → MTAAPRAEGRRPERPAATSLDLARRVLRIEADAVRSLADRLDSRFDAALALLLAGTGRVIVTGMGKSGIIARKLAATLSSTGTPAYFVHPAEAVHGDLGAIQPSDIVIGLSHSGETPEILRLLETIRRLDARLIALTGASDSTLGDAADVTLDCGVHTEACPLNLVPTASTTAALALGDALAMALLVSKGFREDDFAHLHPGGELGKRMLRVERLMHTGAEVPTVTPPATVEEVVATISAGGFGMACVVGSDGRVAGIITDGDLRRHLAEPTGLAGKTARELMTAGPVTIGPRALAVEALNRMEGRRITSLIVVDDERGLLGLVHLHDLWRTELF, encoded by the coding sequence GTGACAGCCGCTCCGCGGGCGGAGGGACGCCGGCCCGAGCGACCGGCCGCGACCAGTCTCGATCTGGCCCGCCGCGTGCTGCGCATCGAGGCCGACGCGGTCCGTTCTCTCGCGGACCGTCTCGACAGCCGCTTCGACGCCGCTCTCGCACTTCTGCTCGCCGGCACCGGGCGCGTGATCGTCACCGGCATGGGAAAGTCCGGCATCATCGCCCGCAAGCTGGCCGCGACGCTGTCGAGCACCGGCACCCCGGCCTACTTCGTTCATCCCGCGGAGGCCGTCCACGGCGACCTCGGCGCCATACAACCCAGCGACATCGTGATCGGCCTCTCGCACAGCGGCGAGACCCCGGAGATCCTCCGCTTGCTCGAGACCATCCGCCGACTCGACGCGCGCCTGATCGCATTGACGGGAGCATCCGACAGCACGCTGGGCGATGCCGCGGACGTAACGCTCGACTGCGGCGTGCACACGGAGGCGTGCCCGTTGAATCTTGTACCGACGGCCAGCACCACTGCCGCCCTCGCGCTCGGAGATGCACTGGCCATGGCCCTGCTGGTCAGCAAGGGATTCCGAGAGGACGACTTCGCGCACCTCCATCCCGGCGGCGAGCTCGGCAAACGGATGCTGCGCGTCGAACGGCTCATGCATACCGGGGCCGAGGTCCCGACGGTGACGCCGCCGGCCACCGTCGAAGAGGTGGTCGCCACGATCAGCGCGGGCGGATTCGGCATGGCATGCGTCGTCGGCTCCGATGGCCGCGTCGCGGGAATCATCACCGACGGCGATCTCCGGCGCCACCTGGCCGAGCCGACCGGCCTCGCGGGAAAGACGGCGCGCGAGCTCATGACCGCGGGTCCCGTTACCATCGGCCCCCGGGCTCTGGCCGTCGAGGCTCTGAACCGGATGGAAGGGCGGCGAATCACTTCACTCATCGTCGTCGACGACGAGCGGGGACTGCTCGGCCTGGTCCACCTCCACGACCTGTGGCGCACCGAGCTCTTCTGA
- the kdsA gene encoding 3-deoxy-8-phosphooctulonate synthase: MRTVSVGGVRFGAEHPLALIAGPCVIESAAHATEMAEAIEEASARVELPYVFKASFDKANRTSLTSFRGPGLARGLDVLAAIKRRLGCPVLTDIHEPAQAAPVAEVADVLQIPAFLCRQTDLIVAAAATGRAVNLKKGQFLAPFDMRHAIAKATAGGNHQVLVTERGTAFGYHNLVVDMRSFPQLRSLHYPVVYDVTHSLQLPGGGDGVTAGQAEFIEPLAAAGVAAGVDGLFFEVHDRPAAARSDGQNALPLARLEPLLRRLVAIRRAAHPSTIATEAE, from the coding sequence GTGCGAACGGTCTCCGTCGGCGGCGTGCGTTTCGGTGCGGAGCACCCGCTGGCGCTGATCGCCGGGCCCTGCGTCATCGAGAGCGCCGCGCACGCCACGGAGATGGCCGAAGCAATCGAGGAAGCCTCCGCACGCGTCGAATTGCCCTACGTGTTCAAGGCCTCGTTCGACAAGGCGAACCGGACTTCACTGACGTCGTTCCGGGGCCCGGGACTGGCGCGCGGCCTCGACGTGCTGGCGGCGATCAAGCGGCGCCTCGGCTGCCCCGTCCTGACCGACATCCACGAGCCCGCGCAGGCCGCCCCGGTGGCCGAAGTCGCCGACGTGCTGCAAATCCCGGCGTTCCTGTGCCGGCAGACGGATCTGATCGTCGCGGCCGCCGCCACCGGGCGTGCGGTCAATCTGAAGAAGGGACAGTTCCTCGCCCCCTTCGACATGCGGCATGCCATCGCCAAGGCCACCGCGGGAGGCAACCACCAGGTGCTGGTCACCGAGCGCGGCACCGCGTTCGGTTACCACAACCTCGTCGTCGACATGCGCTCCTTCCCGCAGTTGCGCTCGCTGCACTACCCGGTCGTCTACGACGTCACGCACAGCCTGCAGCTTCCCGGCGGAGGCGACGGCGTGACCGCCGGGCAGGCCGAATTCATCGAGCCGCTCGCCGCCGCCGGCGTGGCGGCCGGGGTCGACGGGCTCTTCTTCGAGGTGCACGATCGGCCCGCCGCCGCCCGGAGCGACGGCCAGAACGCGCTGCCGCTCGCGCGGCTCGAGCCTCTGCTGCGACGGCTCGTCGCAATCCGGCGCGCAGCCCACCCGTCGACCATCGCAACGGAGGCGGAGTAG
- a CDS encoding CTP synthase yields MIDRADPTPHPVKYIFITGGVVSSLGKGLAAASIGALLEGHGYRVTLQKFDPYVNVDPGTMSPYQHGEVYVTADGAETDLDLGHYERFTHTVTTRNHNWTTGKIYLSVIQKERRGDYLGRTVQVIPHITNEIKDGMQSVARQGGIDIVLIEVGGTVGDIESQPYLEAIRQLRQDLGRDNTLYVHLTLVPFIGAAGELKTKPTQHSVRDLRSVGIQPDILLCRTDRALPQELRRKIALFCDVDEEAVITARDVDSIYEVPLVLSGEGVDRIVLGRLGLPSTTERRMNSWEGLVDRIRNPTDEVTVHVVGKYVGYEDSYKSLSEALSHAGFAHQLKVRIKWVEAEALESGDDDPLDAADGILVPGGFGDRGSRGMLRAAEAARRRRIPYFGICYGFQWAAVEFARHVCGLEDADSTECNADTPHKIIYKLRDLLGVDDLGGTMRLGSYPCDLTPGTAVHEAYGKSSVSERHRHRYEFNRAYETALTERGLVISGRSPDGKFVEAIELPDHPWFVAVQFHPEFQSKPLSPHPLFTRFVGATYQHRLSANAAAESLA; encoded by the coding sequence ATGATTGACCGCGCCGATCCGACTCCGCACCCCGTCAAGTACATCTTCATCACCGGCGGCGTCGTCTCCTCGCTCGGCAAGGGACTCGCCGCCGCCTCCATCGGGGCCCTGCTGGAAGGCCACGGGTACCGCGTCACGCTGCAGAAGTTCGACCCCTACGTGAACGTCGACCCCGGCACGATGAGTCCGTACCAGCACGGAGAGGTGTACGTCACCGCCGACGGCGCCGAGACGGACCTCGACCTGGGACACTACGAGCGCTTCACGCACACGGTGACGACCCGCAACCACAACTGGACGACCGGCAAGATCTACCTGTCGGTCATCCAGAAGGAGCGCAGGGGCGACTATCTGGGCCGGACCGTGCAGGTCATCCCCCACATCACCAACGAGATCAAGGACGGCATGCAGAGCGTCGCCCGGCAGGGCGGCATCGACATCGTCCTGATCGAGGTCGGCGGCACGGTCGGCGACATCGAGAGTCAGCCCTACCTGGAAGCCATCCGCCAGTTGCGTCAGGACCTCGGACGAGACAACACGCTCTACGTGCACCTGACGCTGGTCCCGTTCATCGGCGCCGCGGGCGAGCTGAAGACCAAGCCGACCCAGCACAGCGTCCGCGATCTGCGTTCGGTCGGGATCCAGCCCGACATCCTGCTGTGCCGCACCGATCGGGCGCTGCCGCAGGAGCTGCGCCGCAAGATCGCACTCTTCTGCGACGTCGACGAGGAAGCCGTCATCACGGCCAGGGACGTCGACAGCATCTACGAGGTCCCGCTCGTGCTCTCCGGAGAGGGCGTCGACCGCATCGTCCTCGGACGGCTGGGCCTGCCGTCCACCACCGAGCGGAGAATGAACTCGTGGGAGGGGCTGGTCGACCGTATCCGGAACCCCACCGACGAGGTCACCGTGCACGTCGTCGGCAAGTACGTGGGGTACGAAGACTCGTACAAGAGCCTCAGCGAGGCGCTTTCGCACGCCGGATTCGCGCACCAGTTGAAGGTCCGGATCAAGTGGGTCGAAGCCGAGGCGCTCGAGTCGGGAGACGACGACCCGCTCGACGCGGCGGACGGAATCCTCGTTCCCGGCGGGTTCGGAGACCGCGGCAGCCGCGGCATGCTGAGGGCCGCCGAAGCCGCGCGGCGACGCAGGATTCCGTACTTCGGGATCTGCTACGGATTCCAGTGGGCGGCCGTCGAGTTCGCGCGGCACGTCTGCGGACTCGAGGACGCCGACTCGACCGAATGCAACGCCGACACGCCGCACAAGATCATCTACAAGCTGCGGGACCTGCTCGGTGTCGACGACCTGGGCGGAACCATGCGACTCGGCAGCTACCCGTGCGATCTGACGCCCGGCACGGCGGTCCACGAGGCCTACGGCAAGAGCTCGGTCTCCGAACGCCACCGCCACCGCTACGAGTTCAACCGGGCCTACGAGACCGCGCTGACGGAGCGGGGGCTCGTGATCTCCGGACGCTCGCCCGACGGAAAATTCGTCGAGGCCATCGAGCTTCCGGATCACCCCTGGTTCGTTGCGGTGCAGTTTCATCCCGAGTTCCAGTCGAAGCCGCTCTCGCCCCATCCACTCTTCACCCGGTTCGTCGGTGCAACCTACCAGCACCGGCTGTCGGCGAACGCGGCTGCCGAGTCGCTGGCCTGA
- the kdsB gene encoding 3-deoxy-manno-octulosonate cytidylyltransferase: protein MVTFAVHPVPAAAHAPARFPTATVVIPARYGSTRLPGKPLLDIAGRPMIEHVHRRASAAAGVRRVIVATDDDRIAETVSGFGGEAWLTRADHPTGSDRLAEVARRLNSEIIVNVQGDEPLMPAPVIQAVVAMLARNPGLGIATVRCPITDPEMLADPNVVKVVVDARGDALYFSRAAIPHARDRAPERAALGDRHIGLYAYRRTCLLELAAIPPTRLEQLEQLEQLRALESGYRIGTIAVDQAPVAVDTATDLERVRHLVATEHAHD from the coding sequence CATTCGCCGTGCACCCTGTGCCGGCTGCGGCGCATGCGCCTGCCCGCTTCCCCACCGCGACGGTCGTCATTCCCGCACGCTACGGCTCGACCCGACTCCCCGGCAAACCGCTGCTGGATATCGCCGGGCGGCCCATGATCGAGCACGTCCACCGGCGTGCGTCGGCCGCGGCAGGTGTCCGGCGCGTCATCGTCGCCACCGACGACGACCGCATCGCGGAGACCGTCTCCGGGTTCGGCGGCGAGGCGTGGCTGACCCGGGCCGACCATCCGACGGGCAGCGACCGGCTCGCCGAAGTCGCTCGGCGGCTGAACAGCGAGATTATCGTCAACGTCCAGGGCGACGAGCCGCTCATGCCCGCCCCCGTCATCCAGGCGGTCGTCGCGATGCTCGCCCGCAACCCGGGGCTGGGAATCGCAACCGTCCGCTGTCCGATAACCGACCCCGAGATGCTGGCGGATCCGAACGTCGTCAAGGTGGTCGTGGACGCCAGAGGAGACGCCCTGTACTTCTCGCGAGCAGCCATCCCTCACGCACGGGATCGGGCCCCGGAGCGCGCCGCCCTCGGCGACCGGCACATCGGCCTGTACGCGTACCGCCGTACGTGTCTGCTCGAGCTGGCCGCGATACCGCCGACCCGTCTGGAGCAACTGGAACAGCTCGAGCAGCTCAGGGCGCTCGAATCGGGCTATCGGATTGGCACCATCGCCGTCGACCAGGCTCCCGTCGCCGTGGATACCGCGACCGATCTGGAGCGGGTCCGTCACCTCGTCGCAACAGAGCACGCGCATGATTGA